Proteins encoded by one window of Clostridium bornimense:
- a CDS encoding NUDIX hydrolase gives MGEEKEFLDNYSDEEYDKPSVTNDVLIFTTEDIKGDNIRKVPKKGLQVLLIKRDEQPDKDMWCIPGGFVRKDESLEQCAARKLKEKTGIEDVYLEQLYTFGDVDRDKRTRVITISSMALVAKEKIKFTELDSLKEKKWFWVEKNLVESKNDLHIENKYKLYLRSEDGEVEIEYDVIEKIEKSVLRKRSITYTLEKSCKNKLAFDHYKILDYGIDRLRNKIEYTPIAFNLLPKLFTVIELQYVYEAIMGRKILNFRRKMNNFIIETDEKIEGKPYRPAKVFKFNENFQHDF, from the coding sequence ATGGGTGAAGAAAAGGAATTTTTAGATAACTATAGTGATGAGGAATATGATAAACCTAGTGTTACTAATGATGTTTTAATCTTTACAACAGAGGATATAAAGGGAGATAACATTAGGAAGGTTCCAAAGAAAGGACTTCAAGTATTATTAATTAAGAGAGATGAACAACCAGATAAGGATATGTGGTGTATTCCAGGTGGCTTTGTTAGAAAAGATGAAAGCTTAGAACAGTGTGCTGCAAGAAAATTAAAAGAGAAAACAGGAATAGAAGATGTATATTTAGAGCAATTATATACCTTTGGAGATGTAGATAGGGATAAAAGAACAAGAGTTATAACAATTAGTAGTATGGCCTTAGTAGCTAAGGAAAAAATTAAATTTACAGAATTAGATTCTTTAAAAGAGAAGAAATGGTTTTGGGTAGAAAAGAATCTTGTGGAATCTAAAAATGATTTACATATAGAAAATAAATATAAGTTATATTTAAGATCAGAAGATGGTGAAGTTGAAATAGAATACGATGTTATAGAAAAAATAGAAAAAAGTGTTTTAAGAAAAAGATCTATTACATATACCCTAGAAAAAAGTTGTAAAAATAAATTAGCTTTTGATCACTATAAAATACTAGATTATGGAATAGATAGATTAAGAAATAAAATAGAGTATACACCAATTGCTTTTAATTTATTACCTAAATTATTTACTGTAATAGAATTACAGTATGTTTATGAGGCTATTATGGGGAGAAAAATATTAAATTTTAGAAGAAAAATGAATAATTTTATTATAGAGACAGATGAAAAAATTGAAGGTAAACCATATAGACCGGCAAAAGTATTTAAATTTAATGAGAATTTTCAACATGATTTTTAA
- a CDS encoding nicotinate phosphoribosyltransferase → MTNPLLLTDFYKTIHHMCYAEGLTKLVSYWTPRMSRKENIDKVVMFGLQPFIKKYLIEYFNENFFKKDKEEIISEYKRIISITMGDIAADASHIEELHDLEYLPIEIKAVAEGERVNIKTPMIEITNTDDRFPWLVNYLETLMSCHIWQPMTSASIAYRYREIIDKYFDLTVENGEPKKACGDFSMRGFSSLESAEASAAGHLLSFTGTATIPAIIYLEEYYDCNIEKDEVAFGTPSTEHSVMCSYGRDEYLAYKRLINEVFPSGVISIVSDTYDYWNLIISILPKLKEDILKREGKVVIRGDSGDPVKIICGDDTVDKNSPEYKGTVELLWDIFGGTINSKGYKVLDSHIGTIYGDSITVERCEEICKRLMAKGFAVSNCVFGIGSYTYQYNTRDTFGFALKATHAVINGKEKFIFKDPKTDTGNFKKSQKGMCYVYRNGDDILYKDQLTIEEQSKCKDNLLTTVFKDGILIKNYKLDEIRKRLHDNF, encoded by the coding sequence ATGACAAATCCATTATTGTTAACAGATTTTTATAAGACTATACATCATATGTGTTATGCAGAGGGACTTACGAAATTAGTTAGTTATTGGACACCAAGAATGTCACGAAAAGAAAATATAGATAAAGTGGTTATGTTTGGATTACAGCCTTTTATTAAGAAATATCTTATAGAGTATTTCAATGAAAATTTCTTTAAGAAGGATAAAGAAGAGATTATTAGTGAGTATAAAAGAATTATTTCAATAACTATGGGGGATATTGCTGCTGATGCTAGTCATATAGAAGAATTACATGATTTAGAATACTTACCTATAGAGATAAAGGCGGTAGCAGAAGGAGAAAGAGTAAATATTAAAACTCCTATGATTGAGATTACTAATACTGACGATAGATTTCCATGGCTTGTGAATTATTTAGAAACTTTGATGAGTTGTCATATATGGCAGCCAATGACTAGTGCCAGTATTGCTTATAGGTATAGAGAAATAATAGATAAGTATTTTGATTTAACAGTTGAAAATGGAGAGCCAAAGAAAGCTTGTGGAGATTTTAGTATGAGAGGATTTAGTTCTCTTGAAAGTGCTGAAGCTAGTGCAGCTGGCCATCTATTATCATTTACTGGTACAGCAACTATACCGGCAATAATTTATCTTGAAGAGTATTATGATTGTAATATTGAAAAAGATGAAGTTGCATTTGGAACTCCATCTACAGAGCATAGTGTTATGTGTAGCTATGGTAGAGATGAATACTTAGCATACAAGAGATTAATAAATGAGGTATTTCCTTCAGGGGTTATTAGTATAGTATCAGATACTTATGATTATTGGAATCTTATAATATCAATACTTCCTAAGCTTAAAGAAGATATATTAAAAAGGGAAGGAAAGGTAGTTATAAGAGGTGATAGTGGTGATCCTGTGAAGATAATCTGTGGTGACGATACTGTAGATAAAAATTCACCGGAATATAAAGGAACAGTAGAGTTATTATGGGATATTTTTGGTGGTACTATTAATTCTAAAGGATATAAGGTATTAGACTCTCATATCGGAACAATTTATGGTGATAGTATAACTGTGGAACGTTGTGAAGAGATTTGTAAGAGATTGATGGCAAAAGGATTTGCTGTTAGTAATTGTGTTTTTGGTATTGGATCATATACTTATCAATATAATACTAGAGATACTTTTGGATTTGCACTAAAGGCTACTCATGCAGTGATTAATGGTAAAGAAAAGTTTATATTTAAAGATCCTAAAACAGATACAGGAAATTTTAAAAAATCACAAAAAGGTATGTGTTATGTCTATAGAAATGGTGATGATATATTATATAAAGATCAATTAACAATAGAGGAACAAAGCAAATGTAAAGATAATTTATTAACTACTGTATTCAAAGATGGTATACTAATAAAAAATTACAAATTAGATGAAATAAGAAAAAGATTACATGATAATTTCTAA
- a CDS encoding DUF4956 domain-containing protein, giving the protein MTFNDIFKSSFLEKTSSFSIVDTLIALGLAFALGLFIFYVYKKTFNGVMYSANFGVSLMVMTLITTLVILAVTSNVILSLGMVGALSIVRFRTAIKEPLDIAFLFWAIAGGIVLGTGLIPLAVIGSVFIGIIMIVFVNKKSKDTPYILVVDCYNDEVERRVVEVVSSGVKKHMVKSKTISTNGIELTLEVRLNEMTTDFVNKISNVKGVSRAVLVSYNGEYMS; this is encoded by the coding sequence ATGACATTTAATGATATATTTAAATCAAGTTTTTTAGAAAAAACATCTTCATTTTCAATTGTTGATACATTAATAGCTTTAGGTTTAGCTTTTGCTTTAGGTTTATTTATATTTTATGTGTATAAGAAGACATTTAATGGAGTAATGTATTCAGCTAACTTTGGAGTATCATTAATGGTAATGACACTTATAACTACATTAGTAATATTGGCAGTAACTTCAAATGTAATTTTATCATTAGGAATGGTTGGGGCGTTATCTATTGTTCGTTTTAGAACAGCTATTAAAGAACCTTTAGATATAGCATTTTTATTTTGGGCAATTGCTGGTGGTATAGTTTTAGGGACTGGACTTATTCCACTAGCAGTTATAGGATCTGTATTTATTGGGATTATAATGATAGTATTTGTAAATAAGAAAAGCAAAGATACACCATATATCTTGGTTGTTGATTGTTATAATGATGAAGTAGAAAGAAGAGTAGTTGAAGTAGTTAGTAGTGGTGTAAAGAAACATATGGTAAAATCAAAAACTATTTCAACTAATGGGATTGAGCTTACATTAGAAGTAAGACTTAATGAAATGACTACTGATTTTGTAAATAAAATTTCTAACGTAAAGGGAGTATCAAGAGCTGTACTTGTAAGCTACAATGGTGAATATATGTCTTAA
- a CDS encoding PQQ-binding-like beta-propeller repeat protein, with protein MKLVKSLIASIVITVITSNVVLAGSDSLSLWTQFRGNILNPAITDSKTPTTSLEVKEKWSVEVGEGWKFSDPIIVGDYIYSTDSSKIKKYSRETGEEILSNTLTESISWSSRIAYGDGKIFVPTNNGRIQCVDADTLDMLWISPVIEDTSLQGIGTVVYYDGYVYCGVSSNSGDNGFYYALSVEDKNTKKSDEIKDYAWKYEPKEGKKGYYLTGGAVVGNNIIFAGEKGEVVAHSLKEDKVIDAIDIGDGIRSSIHYDKKSEKIYLSTKGGSICSIKVNEDGTFDKGSLISTVIGADSVSSPVVYNGRVYVCSGKNFLVLDGTSLNTIYQIWGISSKSSPILTTAYANKDNNNTVYLYVFNSSSPDSIYCIKDFEGNTKENYEKIISTSKPHSNNSSAAIDEYGSIYFKNDSGYLFCFKNENGEYIAEDIILAINNLPDINEITLDDKIIVKNILNRYNSLSDEEKKKVSNVDMLNNAITKIESLKNIKDEVANIIKDINNLPEVITIEEKNTINQLLDRYNALPEGYKSSVTNIDVLLDLSKKLDNEEKEKEVNDLISKIDSLPSDKDVVLDNKEEIYSLYNQFEKLTEEEKAKVTNIDKLMALKNRILEIREIVNGIRDDIWEKVDKNNITLDDKETVEDIVKRYDALNSKDRKYVDNFSKVEEAKGKIEELAAGIILTEDDITDNKDSNNSNKELSKTGGIGKELIAVIAIIILISGIVVLYLSSKKKNIEDKNR; from the coding sequence ATGAAGTTAGTAAAATCTTTAATTGCTAGTATAGTAATTACAGTGATAACTTCTAATGTAGTTTTAGCAGGTAGTGATAGCCTAAGTTTATGGACGCAGTTTAGAGGAAATATTTTAAATCCAGCAATAACTGATAGTAAGACGCCTACTACGTCATTAGAAGTAAAGGAAAAATGGAGTGTAGAAGTAGGTGAAGGTTGGAAATTTAGTGATCCTATAATTGTAGGGGATTATATATATTCTACAGATTCTTCAAAAATAAAAAAATATAGTAGAGAAACAGGAGAAGAAATATTATCAAATACACTTACAGAAAGTATATCATGGTCATCAAGGATTGCTTATGGTGATGGAAAGATATTTGTACCTACTAATAATGGAAGGATACAATGCGTTGATGCTGATACTTTAGATATGTTGTGGATAAGTCCTGTTATAGAAGATACAAGTCTACAAGGTATTGGGACAGTAGTATATTATGATGGTTATGTTTATTGTGGAGTATCTAGTAATTCTGGTGATAATGGATTTTACTATGCACTATCAGTAGAAGATAAAAATACTAAAAAGAGTGATGAAATAAAAGATTATGCATGGAAATATGAACCTAAAGAAGGAAAGAAAGGTTATTATCTAACAGGAGGGGCTGTGGTAGGTAATAATATTATTTTTGCAGGAGAAAAGGGAGAAGTTGTTGCTCATAGTTTAAAAGAAGATAAAGTTATAGATGCTATAGATATTGGCGATGGAATAAGAAGTTCAATACATTATGATAAAAAAAGTGAAAAAATATATTTATCTACAAAGGGTGGATCAATATGTTCAATTAAAGTAAATGAAGATGGTACTTTTGATAAAGGTTCATTAATTAGTACCGTTATAGGGGCTGATTCAGTATCGAGTCCTGTAGTATATAATGGAAGAGTATATGTGTGTAGTGGAAAAAACTTTTTGGTGTTAGATGGTACAAGCTTAAATACTATATATCAAATATGGGGAATATCATCAAAATCATCACCAATATTAACTACAGCTTATGCTAATAAGGATAACAATAATACGGTATATTTATATGTATTTAATTCATCAAGTCCTGATAGTATATATTGTATTAAGGATTTCGAAGGAAATACTAAAGAGAATTATGAAAAAATTATTTCTACTAGCAAGCCGCATTCAAATAATTCATCAGCGGCAATAGATGAATATGGAAGTATATATTTTAAAAATGATTCAGGATATCTATTTTGTTTTAAAAATGAGAATGGAGAATATATAGCAGAAGATATTATTTTAGCAATAAATAATCTTCCAGATATTAATGAAATAACATTAGATGATAAGATTATAGTAAAAAATATATTAAATAGGTATAATTCTTTAAGTGATGAAGAAAAGAAAAAGGTTTCTAATGTTGATATGTTGAATAATGCTATTACCAAGATAGAATCATTAAAAAATATAAAAGATGAAGTAGCAAATATTATTAAAGATATAAATAACCTTCCAGAAGTTATTACCATAGAAGAAAAAAATACTATAAACCAATTGTTAGATAGATACAATGCGCTTCCAGAAGGATATAAAAGTTCGGTTACAAATATAGATGTACTTTTAGATTTAAGTAAAAAATTAGATAATGAAGAAAAAGAAAAAGAAGTTAATGATTTAATAAGTAAAATAGACAGTTTGCCTTCTGATAAAGATGTAGTACTTGATAACAAGGAAGAGATATATAGTTTATATAATCAGTTTGAAAAACTTACAGAAGAAGAAAAAGCTAAAGTGACTAATATAGATAAATTGATGGCGCTTAAAAATAGAATATTAGAAATTAGGGAAATAGTAAATGGCATTAGAGATGATATATGGGAGAAAGTAGATAAAAATAATATCACTTTAGATGATAAAGAAACTGTAGAAGATATAGTAAAAAGATACGATGCTCTAAATAGTAAGGATAGGAAATATGTTGATAACTTTAGTAAAGTTGAGGAAGCTAAAGGTAAAATTGAAGAATTAGCAGCAGGAATTATATTAACAGAAGATGATATTACAGATAATAAAGATAGTAATAATAGCAATAAAGAGTTATCTAAAACTGGTGGAATAGGAAAAGAGCTTATAGCAGTAATAGCCATTATTATATTAATTTCGGGAATAGTAGTTTTGTATTTAAGTAGTAAGAAGAAAAATATTGAAGATAAAAATAGGTAG
- a CDS encoding CarD family transcriptional regulator, translating into MYNKGDKIVFPNQGVGIIDDIEPREFQDTMQDYYDIHLVNSTLKLMLPCNRMEVSNARLVSDSQTLDKYLNNLDYFLDNGCHSTNIDSKQRIKDNKSKLSSGTLKDYFEVILELTHIQNDSKLNSSEKQILYNARKILVDEISLSKNLTTIEATSLLDNSLAGI; encoded by the coding sequence TTGTACAATAAAGGTGATAAAATTGTCTTTCCTAATCAGGGAGTGGGGATAATCGATGATATAGAACCAAGAGAATTTCAAGATACTATGCAAGATTATTATGACATTCATTTAGTAAATAGCACATTAAAATTAATGTTACCCTGCAATCGTATGGAAGTTTCCAATGCACGATTAGTTTCCGATTCACAAACTCTAGATAAGTATTTAAACAATTTAGATTACTTTCTGGATAATGGGTGCCACTCTACGAATATAGATTCAAAACAACGAATCAAAGACAATAAAAGCAAACTTAGTTCTGGAACTTTAAAAGATTATTTTGAAGTAATACTAGAACTTACACATATACAAAATGATTCTAAATTAAATTCTAGTGAAAAACAAATACTATATAATGCTCGCAAAATTTTAGTTGATGAAATAAGTCTTAGTAAAAATTTAACTACCATTGAAGCCACTTCTCTATTAGATAATTCTCTTGCAGGAATTTAA
- a CDS encoding cysteine hydrolase family protein yields MKKLLVVVDYQKDFVDGALGFPKASTLENGICEKISKYLEEGEKVLFTYDTHHDNYLETREGKNLPVLHCIDGTEGHDLFGKLKEFKGAENTLHYKKEAFALSPEDMINIRKEVGDNIDTIEFVGVVTNMCVISNVVAFQGEYINSKLVVDASLCASFDDSLHDKALDVIEALQVKVINRR; encoded by the coding sequence ATGAAAAAATTATTAGTTGTAGTAGATTATCAAAAGGATTTTGTAGATGGAGCATTAGGATTCCCTAAAGCTAGTACTTTAGAGAATGGTATTTGTGAGAAAATATCAAAATATCTTGAAGAGGGAGAAAAAGTATTATTCACTTATGATACTCATCATGATAATTATCTAGAAACTAGAGAAGGAAAGAATCTACCGGTGCTTCATTGTATAGATGGTACTGAAGGACATGATTTATTTGGAAAATTAAAAGAGTTTAAAGGTGCAGAAAATACATTGCATTATAAAAAAGAAGCTTTTGCATTATCACCAGAGGATATGATTAATATAAGAAAAGAAGTTGGTGATAATATCGATACTATTGAATTTGTTGGTGTTGTTACAAATATGTGCGTAATAAGTAATGTAGTTGCTTTTCAAGGTGAATATATAAATTCAAAATTAGTAGTAGATGCTAGTCTTTGTGCTAGTTTTGATGATAGCTTACATGATAAGGCATTAGATGTAATAGAAGCATTACAAGTAAAAGTTATTAATAGGAGATGA
- a CDS encoding ribose-phosphate pyrophosphokinase, with protein MIFLNNEKIEIRKFPNGESFIDSYNIRISDEKNVIKVKFESDSDLMHLIFLKNHLDEMMVKCHLVIPYMPYSRMDRTEGVRLFTLKYICKIINDLKFETVTVYEPHSDVTVALLDRVIVVNKTKELVEKTIKNFSDEELFLVYPDSGAEKRYSKQINYNKILVASKERDFKTGRIKSLSISENIEVNKGFIAIIVDDLCSKGGTFILTAEKLRDMGAKDIYLVVTHCENTIFDGDILKSDLIKKVYTTDSILSRECEKIEIEKI; from the coding sequence ATGATTTTTTTAAACAATGAAAAAATAGAAATAAGGAAATTTCCTAATGGTGAGAGTTTTATAGATTCTTATAATATAAGAATAAGTGATGAAAAAAATGTTATTAAAGTAAAATTTGAGAGTGATTCAGATTTAATGCATTTAATATTTTTAAAAAATCATTTAGATGAAATGATGGTAAAGTGTCATTTAGTAATACCGTATATGCCTTATAGTAGAATGGATAGAACAGAAGGGGTTAGATTATTTACTTTAAAATATATTTGTAAGATTATAAATGACTTGAAATTTGAAACTGTTACAGTTTATGAGCCACATTCTGATGTAACTGTTGCTCTTTTAGATAGAGTCATAGTAGTGAATAAAACTAAGGAATTAGTAGAAAAGACCATTAAAAATTTCAGTGATGAAGAGCTATTCTTAGTATATCCTGATTCAGGAGCTGAAAAGAGATATAGTAAGCAGATAAACTATAACAAGATATTAGTAGCATCTAAAGAGAGAGATTTTAAAACTGGAAGAATAAAGTCTCTTAGTATAAGTGAAAATATAGAAGTTAATAAAGGGTTTATAGCTATTATTGTAGATGATTTATGTTCAAAGGGAGGCACTTTTATATTAACTGCTGAGAAATTAAGGGATATGGGTGCAAAAGATATTTATTTAGTAGTAACTCATTGCGAAAATACTATTTTTGATGGTGATATATTAAAGTCAGATTTAATAAAGAAGGTTTATACTACTGACAGTATATTAAGTAGAGAATGTGAAAAGATTGAGATAGAAAAGATATAA
- a CDS encoding glutamate synthase-related protein — protein sequence MFQYQKSNDVLNTVNRGNAAESGLCTLCRADCKGKCETWMSTMKGRKMLYPRDFGTVTAGSSNINHVGVSYNNLRIQGYNYGANGLASGLSNSADDCIFPNVNVETTFGKNVKTKSRIPIMTGALGSTFIAAKYWESFAVGAALVGFPIVVGENVVGVDKAAVIENGKIVKAPELDRRIESYMKYYDGYGSIIIQMNVEDARNGVAEYVINKYGDDVIIELKWGQGAKDIGGEIQVTSLDYALFLKERGYIVDPDPTKADVQESFKSGAIKAFARHSRLGYTNLNSADEVRADFMETIDYLRSLGYKRITLKTGSYGMEALAMAIKFATEAKLDLLTIDGSGGGTGMSPWNMMESWGVPSIFLHSKAYEYGQILKEQGYDVVDMAFAGGLAREDHIFKALALGAPFTKLVCMGRALMIPAFLGANIESVIHPERRERLNGNWDALPKHIVDEFGTSPEEIFAGYFEVKEKVGAEAMKDIPYGAIGVWTLADKLTAGLQQLMAGARKFSIDQLSRDDLFAANRETEKETGISFLTEVGDDIAKEILRR from the coding sequence ATGTTTCAATATCAAAAAAGTAATGATGTGTTAAATACCGTAAATAGAGGGAATGCGGCAGAGTCAGGATTGTGTACTTTATGTAGAGCAGATTGTAAAGGTAAATGTGAAACTTGGATGTCTACTATGAAAGGTAGAAAAATGCTATATCCAAGAGATTTTGGTACAGTTACAGCAGGAAGCTCAAATATTAATCATGTAGGAGTAAGTTATAATAACTTAAGGATTCAAGGATATAATTATGGGGCTAATGGATTAGCTAGTGGGTTGTCTAATAGTGCCGATGATTGTATTTTTCCAAATGTAAACGTTGAGACTACTTTCGGGAAAAATGTAAAAACTAAGTCAAGAATACCTATAATGACTGGAGCGTTAGGGTCTACATTTATAGCAGCTAAGTATTGGGAATCTTTTGCTGTAGGAGCAGCATTAGTAGGTTTTCCAATAGTTGTTGGAGAAAATGTAGTTGGTGTTGATAAAGCAGCAGTTATTGAAAATGGTAAGATTGTAAAAGCACCAGAATTAGATAGAAGAATAGAATCATATATGAAATATTATGATGGGTATGGTTCTATAATTATTCAAATGAATGTAGAAGATGCAAGAAATGGTGTGGCAGAATACGTTATCAATAAATATGGTGATGATGTAATAATCGAACTTAAGTGGGGACAAGGTGCTAAAGATATAGGTGGTGAAATACAAGTTACTTCATTAGACTATGCATTGTTCTTAAAAGAAAGAGGATATATAGTAGATCCAGATCCTACAAAAGCAGATGTTCAAGAAAGTTTTAAATCTGGAGCTATAAAGGCTTTTGCTAGACATAGTAGATTAGGATATACAAATTTAAATTCTGCTGATGAAGTTAGAGCAGACTTTATGGAAACAATAGATTATTTAAGAAGTTTAGGATATAAGAGAATAACATTAAAAACTGGTTCTTATGGTATGGAAGCTTTAGCTATGGCTATTAAGTTTGCTACAGAAGCTAAGTTAGATTTACTTACAATAGATGGATCTGGTGGAGGTACAGGAATGAGTCCATGGAATATGATGGAATCATGGGGAGTACCATCAATATTCTTACATTCTAAAGCATATGAATATGGACAAATATTAAAAGAACAAGGTTATGATGTTGTTGATATGGCATTTGCCGGTGGTCTTGCTAGAGAAGATCATATCTTTAAGGCATTAGCACTTGGAGCTCCATTCACAAAACTTGTTTGTATGGGAAGAGCATTAATGATTCCTGCTTTCTTAGGAGCTAATATAGAATCAGTTATTCATCCAGAAAGAAGAGAAAGATTAAATGGTAACTGGGATGCATTGCCTAAACATATTGTTGATGAATTTGGTACATCTCCAGAAGAAATTTTTGCTGGATATTTTGAAGTAAAAGAAAAGGTTGGAGCAGAGGCTATGAAGGATATACCTTATGGTGCAATAGGAGTATGGACTCTTGCAGATAAATTAACAGCTGGACTTCAACAACTTATGGCAGGAGCTAGAAAGTTTAGCATTGATCAATTATCAAGAGATGATTTATTTGCTGCTAATAGAGAAACTGAAAAAGAAACAGGAATTAGTTTCTTAACAGAAGTTGGCGATGATATAGCAAAAGAAATTTTAAGAAGATAG
- a CDS encoding CotH kinase family protein: MISSKYLKAIVAVVIGFAMIFTGIFMFVPEVLGIKEQNSITTSFEYETELFNHDKIINLDISIDEDSWDDMLENALSEEYVSCDVTVNGKAFKNVAIRPKGNTSLTSVANDDTTDRYSFKIEFDHYISNQTCYGLDKLILNNNISDATYMKEYLSFGLMEYMSVAAPLHNYVNVTVNGENWGLYLGIEAMEESYAERNFGSNYGKLYKPESVGMGAKEDNNNGSLGNPSGNNKGLPDISENNGGGGVPPDMNSNNGGSGTPPDINGNNGGGGAPPDMDSNNGVGGAPPDMNSNNGGGGAPPDMNSNNGGNGSPPSMNNNNDNQQQSTDNKEGMANNGPGMGGMSSGGTDLVYVDDNSDSYSGIFDNAIFDSNEDDYQRVIKAIKNINEGTNLDKYINIDSVLRYFAVETTLVNLDSYVSSMKHNYCLYEKNGQLTMLPWDYNLSFAGFQAGTATSAINFPIDTPVSGIDLSERPILGKLLEVDEYKETYHEYLKEIVEGYFNSGKFTETIDKVDSMINEYVKNDPTAFYSYDEYTTAVETIKEFGILRAKSIEGQLDGTIPSTTTEQDSNQDKLIDGSSINIQAMGVQGGGEKGQGPQQDEDNNGENTYSNIEYDNSSYESENKNNNNMIGQNPSKDITNGNIGNINGADVSKNWEVSKVSNIDGDSIFQLIFSIGLLIGATVFVTLYKRRR; the protein is encoded by the coding sequence ATGATATCAAGTAAATACTTAAAAGCAATTGTTGCTGTAGTTATAGGGTTTGCTATGATTTTTACTGGAATATTCATGTTTGTTCCAGAGGTATTAGGAATAAAGGAGCAAAATTCAATTACAACATCATTTGAATATGAGACAGAACTTTTCAATCATGATAAAATAATAAATTTAGATATATCTATTGACGAAGATAGCTGGGATGATATGCTAGAAAACGCATTATCAGAAGAGTATGTATCTTGTGATGTAACGGTTAATGGAAAAGCATTTAAAAATGTGGCCATAAGACCGAAAGGAAATACAAGTTTGACCAGTGTTGCTAATGATGATACTACAGATAGATATAGTTTTAAAATTGAATTTGATCATTATATTTCAAATCAGACATGCTATGGGTTAGATAAGTTAATTTTAAATAATAATATATCTGATGCTACATATATGAAGGAATATTTGTCTTTTGGTTTAATGGAATATATGTCAGTAGCAGCGCCATTGCATAACTATGTTAATGTAACTGTTAATGGTGAAAATTGGGGGCTATATTTAGGGATAGAGGCTATGGAGGAATCCTATGCAGAAAGAAATTTTGGATCTAATTATGGGAAATTATATAAACCAGAAAGTGTGGGAATGGGGGCAAAAGAAGATAATAATAATGGTTCTTTAGGAAATCCATCGGGAAATAACAAAGGATTACCGGACATAAGTGAAAATAATGGTGGAGGCGGAGTGCCACCGGATATGAATAGTAATAATGGGGGAAGTGGAACACCACCAGACATCAATGGTAATAATGGTGGAGGCGGAGCACCACCAGATATGGATAGCAATAATGGTGTAGGTGGAGCACCACCAGATATGAATAGTAATAATGGTGGAGGTGGAGCGCCACCAGATATGAATAGTAATAATGGTGGAAATGGATCACCACCAAGTATGAATAATAATAACGATAATCAACAACAAAGTACTGATAACAAAGAGGGAATGGCTAATAATGGTCCAGGTATGGGCGGAATGTCATCGGGAGGCACAGATCTTGTTTATGTAGATGATAATTCTGATAGTTACTCAGGGATATTTGATAATGCAATTTTTGATAGCAACGAAGATGATTATCAAAGGGTAATTAAAGCGATTAAAAATATAAATGAAGGAACTAATTTAGATAAATATATAAATATAGATAGTGTTCTTAGATATTTTGCTGTAGAGACTACATTAGTAAATTTAGATAGTTATGTATCTTCAATGAAACATAATTATTGTCTATATGAAAAAAATGGACAATTAACAATGTTGCCATGGGATTATAATTTATCTTTTGCGGGATTCCAAGCGGGAACAGCTACTTCAGCTATTAATTTTCCTATTGATACTCCTGTAAGTGGTATTGATTTAAGTGAAAGACCTATATTAGGTAAATTGCTAGAAGTAGATGAATATAAAGAAACATATCATGAATATCTTAAGGAAATAGTAGAGGGATATTTTAATAGTGGAAAATTTACTGAAACTATAGATAAAGTAGATTCTATGATCAATGAATATGTAAAAAATGATCCAACAGCTTTTTACTCTTATGATGAATATACTACAGCAGTAGAAACAATTAAGGAATTTGGAATATTAAGGGCTAAAAGTATAGAAGGTCAATTAGATGGAACTATACCATCTACCACTACAGAGCAAGATTCAAATCAAGATAAGCTAATTGATGGATCATCAATAAATATTCAAGCTATGGGCGTTCAAGGTGGGGGAGAAAAAGGACAAGGACCTCAACAAGACGAAGATAATAATGGAGAAAATACTTACAGTAATATAGAATATGATAATTCTAGTTATGAATCCGAAAATAAAAATAATAATAATATGATAGGACAAAATCCTAGTAAAGACATAACAAATGGTAATATTGGGAATATTAATGGGGCTGATGTAAGTAAGAATTGGGAAGTATCAAAAGTAAGTAATATAGATGGTGACTCTATTTTTCAATTAATATTTTCTATAGGATTATTAATAGGTGCTACTGTATTTGTAACATTATATAAACGAAGAAGGTAA